Genomic DNA from Gemmatimonadota bacterium:
CGCGCGGCACCGACGCGAGGAGCGGCACCAGCGTGGAGAGGGCCCCCGTCTCGCGCCACCACTCCAGTGCAATCGACGGTCGCTCCACCTGCTCCATGGTCTTCTCGAGCTCCTGCTTCACCCGCTCCGGCGACAAACGCCCAAGATGCGGCGCCGAGTGCTTGATGGCGTCCCACGTCGAGGGCTCAATATGAAACCCGAATCGGGAAGCAAAGCGAATGGCCCGCAACGCGCGCAATCGATCTTCGCGCATCCGCGACTCGGCGTCGCCCACCGCACGCACGAGCCCACGCTTGAGGTCGAGACGCCCTTCGAAGGGGTCGCGAATCTCTTCACTTTTCGGATGGTACGCGATGGCGTTCATCGTAAAGTCGCGACGCGCCAGATCGTCCTCGAGCGACGCCCCAAACTCAACCACGGCGTGCCGACCGTCGGTTTTCACATCTCGCCGAAACGTGGTGACCTCGTGCAACGTCCCCTGATCATCCAGTACCCCCACCGTTCCGAACTCCACACCAACAGGAACGGTGCGCTTAAAGATCTTCATGACCTCCGTCGGAGTCGCCGAAGTGGCCAAGTCCCAGTCGAGATGCGCATGACCGAGAAGCGCATCGCGCACGGCACCGCCCACGCACCACGCCTCATGGCCGGCGCGCTCGAGCCGCGCGATGATCTCGCGCACTTGGTCCGGCACCTGAAAGCGAGCGCTCACGCTGCGTCGCCCATCAACCGGGTGGCGCCCGTAATGCCGAACAGGGCGTCCGCTTTCTCTGCGATATGCTCTCCAATTGCTAGCGACGCTGTCGCCGCAGGACTCGGCGCATTGATCACGTGCAGCACTCCGGGCTCCTCGACAAAGGAAAAGTCCTCCACGAGCGAACCGTCCGCACGCATCGCTTGCGCGCGCACGCCAACAGGACCATCCGTGAGGTCCGATGCTTGCAGCTCAGGAACGAGCTTGCGCAGCGACTCCAGAAACACGGTCTTGGAATGCGACCGCCGAATCTCATGCACCGTCGTCTTGAGGTTTCGCCACACAAAACGCCAAATCGCGGGGCTGGCGAATGTCTCCGCCGCATCAACCGCACGGAAGGCACCGCGCCGATACCCCTCACGATCCAGCGCGAGAATCGCATTCGGACCGCACTCCACGCCACCGCGTGCGAGCCGCGTAAAATGCACACCGAGAAACGGAAAGCGCGGATCGGGCACCGGATATATCAAATGCCGCACAAGTTCTGGCCGCTTCAAGAGAAAATACTCACCGCGAAACGGTACGATCTGCACACCAGGTGCGTGCCCGAAGGCCCGCGCGACACGATCCGCCTGTAGCCCGGCGCAGCAGATTACGGCGTCGGCATCCTCCTCGTGCGAGCTGAACACGAGACGCCACTTCCCTGCCGCCCGACGAGCCCGCAGCAACTGCGCGGACGTCTTCACCGTCACACCAGACTGCACGAGCAAGCGCTTGAGGATCGCAACCACCCCGCCGTAGTCGATGATTCCTTCTTCAGGAACCAACACCGCGGCCTCGGCGCGCACTGCCGGTTCACGCTCTCTCGCTTCAGCGCCAGTC
This window encodes:
- the lhgO gene encoding L-2-hydroxyglutarate oxidase, whose protein sequence is MKVVIVGGGLVGLGAAYALQARAPHAEIVLCDKESDVGTHQSTHNSGVMHCGLYYTPGSWKAKFAVRGIRRMKAFAAEHAIASDNCGKLVVATTAAEVERLRGLFARGQANGLTGLQWMTGAEAREREPAVRAEAAVLVPEEGIIDYGGVVAILKRLLVQSGVTVKTSAQLLRARRAAGKWRLVFSSHEEDADAVICCAGLQADRVARAFGHAPGVQIVPFRGEYFLLKRPELVRHLIYPVPDPRFPFLGVHFTRLARGGVECGPNAILALDREGYRRGAFRAVDAAETFASPAIWRFVWRNLKTTVHEIRRSHSKTVFLESLRKLVPELQASDLTDGPVGVRAQAMRADGSLVEDFSFVEEPGVLHVINAPSPAATASLAIGEHIAEKADALFGITGATRLMGDAA
- a CDS encoding CCA tRNA nucleotidyltransferase, yielding MSARFQVPDQVREIIARLERAGHEAWCVGGAVRDALLGHAHLDWDLATSATPTEVMKIFKRTVPVGVEFGTVGVLDDQGTLHEVTTFRRDVKTDGRHAVVEFGASLEDDLARRDFTMNAIAYHPKSEEIRDPFEGRLDLKRGLVRAVGDAESRMREDRLRALRAIRFASRFGFHIEPSTWDAIKHSAPHLGRLSPERVKQELEKTMEQVERPSIALEWWRETGALSTLVPLLASVPRARFLALDLIPRGGATPEGRGATISRLAMLFFGETERDVLAVSKALRFSNADGAWMSHLAGAWAALGAEIRASWVADAEPVDATVRRWVARVGRTRVESFLTLAAALRQAEREGASQSTGATASDPLVKRAVQIAFRDPVELADLAVDGDDLRTVGVSPGPALGKTLQALMVWVLEDPTRNVRTALLVKAKELHG